A region from the Pseudomonas cucumis genome encodes:
- a CDS encoding DinB family protein: protein MINVRTARMLADYRRWADQRLFDSLMALPPEELNRKRVSVFNNIIGTLNHIYVVDCIWQAHLEGRGHDFKTSHDLLHTELPELRMAQQEIDQWFCGWASAQTDDSLDKPIEFTSVSEESGVMSAGAMLLHVVNHASYHRGWVVQMYVEIPALPPITDLPVFLREVPGY, encoded by the coding sequence ATGATCAACGTACGCACTGCCCGCATGCTCGCCGATTACAGGCGCTGGGCCGATCAGCGACTCTTCGACAGCCTCATGGCGCTGCCACCGGAAGAGCTCAACCGCAAACGGGTGTCGGTGTTCAACAACATCATCGGCACCTTGAACCACATCTACGTGGTGGACTGCATCTGGCAAGCCCACCTGGAGGGCCGAGGGCACGACTTCAAAACCTCCCATGACCTGCTCCATACCGAACTCCCCGAGCTGCGAATGGCGCAACAGGAGATCGATCAATGGTTCTGTGGATGGGCCTCGGCCCAGACCGACGATTCGCTGGATAAACCCATCGAATTCACCTCCGTCTCGGAGGAAAGCGGGGTCATGAGCGCCGGCGCGATGCTGTTGCACGTGGTCAACCACGCCAGTTATCACCGAGGCTGGGTGGTCCAGATGTACGTCGAGATTCCGGCCTTGCCGCCGATCACTGATCTGCCAGTGTTTCTGCGCGAGGTTCCCGGGTATTGA
- a CDS encoding NAD(P)/FAD-dependent oxidoreductase, with amino-acid sequence MSVDIECVVVGAGVVGLAVARALARTGREVILVEAGEGIGVGISSRNSEVIHAGIYYPNGSLKAQLCVEGRQRLYAFCDERGVDYQRLGKLIVATDDHQRHALQVLLEQGRRNGVDDLQWLDAGQARALEPALSCIAALWSPSTGIIDSHALMLALQADTEACGTSIAFHTPLESARCTGHGFELHMGGAQPMTLSCRQLINCAGLSAPEVASRIEGLPAQHVPKAWLCKGSYFSFSGRAPFRHLVYPAPESAGLGVHMTLDLGGQARFGPDVEWVEQVDYRVDPRRSDSFYQAIRRYWPALPDDSLQPAYSGIRPKISGPSEPAADFVISGPDVHGVPGLVNLFGIESPGLTSCLALADRVVQILAAPHSL; translated from the coding sequence GTGAGCGTCGATATTGAATGCGTGGTGGTCGGGGCCGGTGTGGTCGGGCTGGCGGTGGCCAGGGCCCTGGCGCGGACCGGGCGAGAAGTGATTCTGGTCGAGGCGGGCGAGGGGATTGGCGTGGGCATCAGCTCGCGCAACTCGGAAGTGATCCACGCCGGCATCTATTACCCGAACGGCAGTCTCAAGGCGCAATTGTGCGTGGAAGGCAGGCAACGGCTGTATGCCTTCTGCGATGAGCGCGGCGTCGATTACCAGCGTCTCGGCAAGCTGATCGTGGCCACTGATGACCACCAGCGCCATGCCTTGCAGGTATTGCTGGAGCAGGGCCGGCGTAACGGCGTTGATGACTTGCAATGGCTGGATGCCGGGCAGGCGCGGGCGCTTGAACCGGCGCTGTCCTGTATTGCCGCGCTCTGGTCGCCGTCCACCGGTATTATCGATTCCCATGCCCTGATGCTGGCGCTTCAGGCAGACACCGAAGCGTGCGGTACTTCGATAGCCTTTCACACGCCATTGGAATCAGCCCGTTGCACCGGGCACGGTTTTGAGTTGCACATGGGTGGGGCTCAGCCGATGACGTTGAGCTGTCGTCAATTGATCAACTGCGCGGGGTTGTCCGCGCCTGAAGTGGCGAGCCGGATCGAAGGCTTGCCGGCGCAGCACGTGCCCAAGGCCTGGCTGTGCAAGGGCAGTTATTTCAGTTTCAGCGGCCGGGCGCCGTTTCGGCATCTGGTTTACCCGGCGCCGGAAAGCGCTGGGCTGGGTGTGCACATGACCCTGGACCTGGGCGGTCAGGCGCGTTTCGGGCCGGATGTCGAATGGGTCGAGCAAGTCGATTACCGTGTCGATCCCCGCCGTAGCGACAGTTTCTATCAGGCGATCCGGCGCTACTGGCCGGCGTTGCCCGATGACAGCCTGCAACCGGCCTACAGCGGCATTCGCCCGAAGATCAGCGGACCGAGCGAGCCGGCCGCCGACTTCGTCATCAGCGGTCCGGATGTGCATGGCGTGCCGGGGTTGGTCAATCTGTTCGGCATAGAATCGCCGGGGCTGACCAGTTGCCTGGCGCTGGCCGACCGGGTGGTGCAAATACTAGCCGCTCCGCATTCCTTGTAG
- the mgtA gene encoding magnesium-translocating P-type ATPase, with product MTLVKTAKKTTRGASSDNAKLSMRAAREAQNGLAVTLSNLNATADGLTELEAEGRLARGGHNEVAHDKPPHAIVQLLKALNNPFIYVLLTLAGISFFTDYWLPISQGEGDDADLTKVIIIMTMVSLSSLLRFWQEYRSAKSAETLKAMVRTTATVLRRQQKGRPPMLREVPMRELVAGDIVQLSAGDMIPADIRLIESRDLFISQAVLTGEALPVEKYDTLGHVAQKSATSSAADQSSLLDLQNICFMGTNVVSGTAKAVVVATGSRTYFGSLAKAIVGSRVQTAFDRGVNSVSWLLIRFMLVMVPIVFLLNGFSKGDWSDAFLFALAVAVGLTPEMLPMIVSANLAKGAMAMAKRKVVVKRLNAIQNFGSMDVLCTDKTGTLTQDKIILEHHVDINGQRDDSLLELAWLNSHHQSGLKNLMDQAVVQFANRNPTFRVPFAYSKVDELPFDFVRRRLSIIVKDSRDDHLMVCKGAVEEMLSIASHVHENGTVVALDDQRRQALLALANEYNRDGFRVLLVATREIPKAQTKNQYATSDERDLVIRGLLTFLDPPKETAGPAIAALRDMGVTVKVLTGDNAVVTCKICREVGLEPGTPLLGQDIEKMDDATLKARVEERTVFAKLTPLQKSRVLKALQANGHTVGFLGDGINDAPALRDADVGISVDSATDIAKESADIILLEKSLMVLEEGVLKGRETFGNIMKYLNMTASSNFGNVFSVLVASAFIPFLPMLSIHLLLQNLMYDLSQLALPWDKMDKEFLRKPRKWDAKNIGRFMLWIGPTSSVFDITTFAVMWYVFAANSVEMQGLFQSGWFIEGLLSQTLVVHMLRTQKIPFFQSTAALPVILMTGLVMVLGIYIPFSPLGTLVGLQPLPWAYFPWLVGTLLSYCVFAQIMKTLYIRRFKQWF from the coding sequence ATGACCCTTGTAAAAACCGCAAAAAAAACCACCCGCGGCGCCTCCAGCGACAACGCCAAGCTGTCGATGCGTGCCGCCCGGGAAGCGCAAAACGGCCTGGCCGTAACCCTCTCCAACCTCAACGCCACCGCTGACGGTTTGACCGAACTCGAAGCTGAAGGCCGTCTGGCGCGTGGAGGCCACAACGAAGTCGCCCACGACAAGCCGCCTCACGCCATCGTCCAACTGCTCAAAGCCCTGAACAATCCCTTCATCTATGTGCTGCTGACCCTGGCCGGCATCAGTTTTTTCACCGACTACTGGCTGCCGATCAGCCAGGGTGAAGGCGACGACGCCGACCTGACCAAGGTCATTATCATCATGACCATGGTCAGCCTGAGCAGCCTGCTGCGGTTCTGGCAGGAATACCGCTCGGCCAAGTCCGCCGAAACCCTCAAGGCCATGGTGCGCACCACCGCCACCGTCCTGCGTCGCCAGCAAAAGGGCCGCCCACCGATGCTGCGCGAGGTGCCGATGCGCGAACTGGTGGCCGGCGACATCGTGCAGCTCAGCGCTGGCGACATGATCCCGGCGGACATCCGCCTGATCGAATCCCGCGACCTGTTCATCAGCCAGGCCGTACTCACCGGCGAAGCCTTGCCGGTGGAAAAATACGATACCCTCGGCCACGTGGCGCAGAAGTCAGCCACCAGCAGCGCAGCCGATCAATCCAGCCTGCTCGACCTGCAAAACATCTGCTTCATGGGCACCAACGTGGTCAGCGGCACCGCCAAGGCGGTGGTGGTCGCGACCGGTTCGCGCACCTACTTCGGCTCACTGGCCAAAGCCATTGTCGGCTCACGGGTGCAAACCGCGTTCGACCGCGGGGTGAACAGCGTCAGCTGGTTGCTGATCCGTTTCATGCTGGTCATGGTGCCGATCGTGTTCCTGCTCAACGGCTTCTCCAAAGGTGACTGGAGCGATGCGTTCCTGTTTGCACTGGCGGTGGCGGTCGGCCTGACTCCGGAAATGCTGCCGATGATCGTCAGCGCCAACCTGGCCAAAGGCGCCATGGCCATGGCCAAGCGCAAAGTGGTGGTCAAGCGCCTCAACGCGATTCAGAACTTCGGTTCGATGGACGTACTGTGCACCGACAAGACCGGCACCCTGACCCAGGACAAGATCATTCTTGAGCACCATGTCGACATCAATGGCCAGCGCGACGATTCGCTGCTGGAACTGGCCTGGCTCAACAGCCACCACCAGAGCGGTTTGAAAAACCTGATGGATCAGGCGGTGGTGCAGTTCGCCAATCGCAATCCAACATTCCGCGTGCCGTTCGCCTACAGCAAGGTCGATGAACTGCCGTTCGACTTCGTGCGTCGGCGCCTGTCGATCATCGTCAAGGACAGCCGCGACGATCACCTGATGGTGTGCAAAGGCGCGGTCGAGGAAATGCTGAGCATCGCCAGCCACGTCCATGAAAACGGCACTGTCGTGGCACTGGATGATCAGCGTCGCCAGGCGCTGCTGGCCCTGGCCAACGAGTACAACCGGGACGGCTTCCGGGTGCTGTTGGTCGCCACCCGCGAGATCCCGAAGGCACAGACGAAAAACCAGTACGCAACCAGTGACGAACGCGACCTGGTGATTCGCGGCCTCCTGACCTTCCTCGATCCACCGAAGGAAACCGCTGGCCCGGCGATTGCCGCGCTGCGCGACATGGGCGTGACCGTCAAGGTGCTGACCGGCGACAACGCCGTGGTGACCTGCAAGATCTGCCGCGAAGTCGGTCTGGAACCCGGCACGCCGCTGCTCGGCCAAGACATCGAGAAGATGGACGACGCCACCCTCAAGGCGCGGGTCGAGGAACGCACGGTGTTCGCCAAGCTCACCCCGCTGCAGAAATCCCGGGTGCTCAAGGCGTTGCAGGCCAACGGTCACACTGTGGGTTTCCTCGGTGACGGCATCAACGACGCCCCTGCCCTGCGCGATGCCGACGTAGGCATTTCGGTGGACAGCGCCACCGACATCGCCAAGGAATCGGCCGATATCATTCTCCTGGAAAAGAGCCTGATGGTGCTCGAAGAAGGTGTGCTCAAGGGCCGCGAAACCTTCGGCAATATCATGAAGTACCTGAACATGACCGCCAGCTCCAACTTCGGTAACGTGTTCTCGGTGCTGGTGGCCAGTGCGTTCATTCCGTTCCTGCCGATGCTATCGATCCACCTGCTGCTGCAAAACCTCATGTACGACCTCTCTCAGCTGGCGCTGCCGTGGGACAAGATGGACAAGGAATTCCTGCGCAAGCCCCGCAAATGGGACGCGAAGAACATCGGTCGTTTCATGCTGTGGATCGGGCCGACCTCGTCGGTCTTCGATATAACCACCTTCGCGGTGATGTGGTACGTGTTCGCCGCCAACAGCGTGGAAATGCAGGGCCTGTTCCAGTCTGGCTGGTTCATTGAAGGGCTGCTGTCCCAGACCCTCGTGGTGCACATGCTGCGCACCCAGAAAATCCCGTTTTTCCAGAGCACCGCGGCGTTGCCGGTGATCCTGATGACCGGGCTGGTGATGGTGCTGGGCATCTACATTCCGTTCTCGCCATTGGGCACGCTGGTCGGTCTGCAACCGCTGCCGTGGGCGTACTTCCCATGGCTGGTCGGCACCTTGCTCAGCTACTGCGTGTTCGCGCAAATCATGAAAACCCTCTACATCCGTCGCTTCAAGCAATGGTTCTGA